The Propionispora hippei DSM 15287 genome includes the window AAAAGTAAGGGAAGGCGCAACAATGGAGCAGGAGGAACTTCTGATTCATTGGGATAAAATCGAAAGTAAATTGCCATAGAAACCAAGACGGATTTTTCTAGGCGGGAGCATTTTGAGTCAAAAGCACTCGGGAGTAAGGTTGCTTGCCTTTTTATATTGCCCTGTTGATCAGCACCTTTGTGTTTTTTTCAAAGACAATGCGCAAGGAGAGGCAAAACGAGTCGCGGTCAATTTCGGGAAATTCTACCTGGAGAATTCGGCGGCGTTTTGAGCAAGGCAAGCTGCATGTTAATCACACTAAATTTTTGGGATATCTCCTCCTTGACAAGCGTCATTTTTTGAGTGATGAATGCTTGTTAAGGAGGGATAATCATGACAAACGGACAAAGGCAAAAGATTAAAATGCTGCGGTACCAAGGGGTTGGGTATGGAAAAATAGCAAAGGCTACAGGGCTATCAAGAGATTCGGTTAGGAATTATTGTATTAGAGAAGGTTTAAATGGATATGCATCAGAGTTAGTGACAGAATACCGCGAAGTAATGAAAGAGGAAATGCTTTTTGTTGTTTGCCTTAATTGCGGCGTAAAACTTGAGCAAAATAGTATCGGACGGAAGCGGAAATACTGTTCATTGAGTTGTAAAAGAGAATGGGAAAAGGATCATCGAAAACCATATGCCCACAAATGTGAATATTGCGGGAAAGAATTCCAATCGTTAGGGGTTATCTGGCGTAAGTTCTGTAGCCCAGAATGTTATCGTAGGGATCGTTTTTGGCGGGAAGAAGATGCGGCGGAGGTTGCTCAGAAAATTTTACAGTTTAAAAAGGTAAATCATTTGCCGAAGTGGCTTAGAGATTTGTTGCTAGCGGACACCGAGAATTGAGTGGGTATTTGTATTATGGAAAAGCGTGGAAATATGTTGTGGTGGGTATGCGCTAATTGATTTGAGGCAGTATGTGTCCAGTTATTCTTTATAAAACGGGCAGTTTTCGGCAAAGAAGCGGCATGGCGCGTAGCTGTAGTTTTGGCTTACCTACTTTTGCCACCTAGAGCGTATGCTGAGCAATAATTATGCAAGATTTTATCACGTTTCCGCCAAAGGACATGAGGAGTGCAAAGTTCTGCTGAAAAGAAAACATAGCCCGTGGGTCCAGGGAAGGACTAGGTTCACGGGCTGTGGGAAAATGTGTGGAATTTGTTCTCGCAGACATAGGAATAAAATATTGAAGGAATAGGATTCAAATTTTCATCACGTGTC containing:
- a CDS encoding RNA polymerase subunit sigma-24, yielding MTNGQRQKIKMLRYQGVGYGKIAKATGLSRDSVRNYCIREGLNGYASELVTEYREVMKEEMLFVVCLNCGVKLEQNSIGRKRKYCSLSCKREWEKDHRKPYAHKCEYCGKEFQSLGVIWRKFCSPECYRRDRFWREEDAAEVAQKILQFKKVNHLPKWLRDLLLADTEN